A genomic window from Oceanobacillus timonensis includes:
- a CDS encoding IS66 family transposase zinc-finger binding domain-containing protein, translating into MTELEKKLMKQIEHLTIQNEKQAKQIEQLINQLTNMNRRLFGTSSEKTSQGQLSFFEEDNNSPFSEAEQPADKAVEIETISYQRKKYKGQRTDITRDLPIVVEEHTLPSDSQVCSCCASPLKHLGKREARTELEFIPAHLVKHIHYEHAYECLTCKKTGQNHILRQKAPEPALAKSLAGPSVLAWNLYQKLEMSIPYHRQEKEWARYG; encoded by the coding sequence TTGACAGAATTGGAAAAGAAGCTGATGAAACAAATCGAACATTTGACGATCCAGAATGAAAAACAAGCAAAACAAATTGAACAGCTGATTAACCAGCTGACCAATATGAATCGTCGTCTGTTTGGAACATCATCTGAAAAAACTTCTCAAGGTCAACTTTCCTTCTTCGAAGAAGATAATAACTCCCCTTTTAGCGAGGCAGAGCAACCTGCAGACAAAGCCGTTGAGATAGAGACAATCTCTTATCAGCGAAAAAAATATAAAGGGCAGCGGACCGACATCACAAGAGATTTGCCTATCGTGGTGGAAGAACATACTCTTCCGTCTGATAGTCAAGTCTGTTCGTGTTGTGCCAGCCCATTAAAACATCTTGGAAAACGAGAAGCTCGAACGGAACTGGAGTTTATCCCAGCTCATTTAGTCAAGCATATCCATTATGAACATGCTTATGAATGCTTAACCTGTAAGAAAACAGGCCAGAATCACATTCTCCGTCAAAAAGCACCCGAACCTGCCTTAGCCAAAAGCTTAGCTGGACCGAGCGTGTTAGCCTGGAATCTCTATCAAAAGCTGGAGATGAGTATTCCCTATCATCGCCAGGAAAAAGAATGGGCACGATATGGGTAG
- the tnpB gene encoding IS66 family insertion sequence element accessory protein TnpB (TnpB, as the term is used for proteins encoded by IS66 family insertion elements, is considered an accessory protein, since TnpC, encoded by a neighboring gene, is a DDE family transposase.), with amino-acid sequence MLVDFSQMKNCYLVCGYTDLRKGIDGLASVITSQFQLDLLDESVFLFCGRRTDRFKALWFDGEGFYLLYKRYDQGKLTWPRSQTDVEKLTPKQIEWLFDGFSIYQKQKIQPAKLGVLT; translated from the coding sequence ATGCTCGTTGACTTCTCTCAGATGAAAAATTGTTATTTAGTCTGTGGCTATACGGATCTTCGCAAAGGCATTGATGGTCTGGCTTCAGTAATCACCAGCCAATTTCAATTGGATCTTCTAGATGAATCTGTTTTCTTATTCTGCGGGAGAAGAACAGATCGATTTAAAGCTCTCTGGTTTGATGGAGAAGGTTTTTATTTACTATATAAGCGATATGATCAGGGGAAATTAACATGGCCACGTTCGCAAACTGATGTAGAAAAATTGACACCGAAACAAATTGAGTGGCTATTTGACGGTTTCTCCATCTATCAGAAACAAAAAATTCAGCCTGCCAAATTGGGTGTCCTCACTTAA